In the Streptomyces sp. NBC_00193 genome, GCTTCACCCACCTCGCGTACGCCCCGGAAATCGCCTCCGCGATGCTCCAGCGCCAGCAGGCGGGTGCGATCGTCGCGGCGCGCAAGCTGATCGTCGAGGGCGCGGTCGGTATGGTCGAGCTCGCCCTGACCCGCCTCGCGGAGCAGGAGATCGTGGACCTCGACCCGGAACGGAAGGCGGCGATGGTGTCCAACCTGATGGTGGTCCTGTGCGGCGACCGTGCGGCCCAGCCGGTGATCAACACGGGCACCCTCTACCAGTGAGCCCCGACGAAGGCGCGGACTCCCCCGCCGACCCGGCCGAGGGCCGGGCGGCGGCCCCCAAGGCCGCGCGGCAGGCCCGCAAGCAGGTGCTGCTGCGGCTCGACCCGCAGGTGCACGACGCGCTCGCGCGGTGGGCCGGGGAGGAACTCCGCAGCGCCAACGCGCAGATCGAGTTCCTGCTCCGCCGCGCCCTGTCCGAAGCCGGCCGCCTTCCCGGCGGGGCGGGCCCCATCCCGCCCCGGGGCCGCCCCCGCAACGCACCGGATTCCTGAGGGGCTTCCGCCCGAATTGCACGGCGTGTGCCGCCCGCCCGCATCCGTACGACTGGATACGCTCACCGCGTCATATACGGCCGCTCACCGAATTCGAGGCTCGTATGAATCTGACCAGTGGGACGAAATCCGGCGGACGACGGGCGGCCCGGAAAGCGGCCATCGCGATCACGGCGGTCGCCGCGTGTTCCGGACTCACGTGGACGGCGCTCTCCCTCACCGGTGGCGTCACGGATTCCAAAGCGCCCGTCACCTGCGCCTACACGCCCTCCGACAGCGGAAAGAAGGCCGCCGTCCCGGGCTTCGACGCCGCGGCGGCGGCGCGGCCGTACACGGTGCGCATCGACACCGAGGAGGGCCCCGTCACCATCGCGGCCCTCACCGAGGACGCGCCGTGCACCACCAACTCGTTCTCCTTCCTGGCCGGAAAGAAATACTTCGACGGCAGCAAATGCCACCGGGTCACCACTCGAGGGATTTTCGTATTGGAATGCGGCGACCCTGCCGGAGAGGGCAATTCCGACCCCGGGTACTGGTTCAAGGACGAAAACCTGGCCGGCGCCTCCTATCCCGCGGGCACCGTCGCCATGTCCAAGGCCCTGCCGGGAAAGAACGGCAGCCAGTTCTTCATCAGTTACGCCGATCCCACCTTCCGCATGCCGCCCAGCTGGAC is a window encoding:
- a CDS encoding peptidylprolyl isomerase, with translation MNLTSGTKSGGRRAARKAAIAITAVAACSGLTWTALSLTGGVTDSKAPVTCAYTPSDSGKKAAVPGFDAAAAARPYTVRIDTEEGPVTIAALTEDAPCTTNSFSFLAGKKYFDGSKCHRVTTRGIFVLECGDPAGEGNSDPGYWFKDENLAGASYPAGTVAMSKALPGKNGSQFFISYADPTFRMPPSWTPFGKVVGGLDAVAKIAAKGTADGSTDGKPKEPVVIKSVTVQRPAK